The Myxococcota bacterium genome has a segment encoding these proteins:
- a CDS encoding histidine phosphatase family protein, whose product MELLLVRHGLPLRVERADGRPADPSLAPEGVWQARRVARFLARERIAAVVASPLRRAKETAAPLAEALGLDVAVEPRIREADADASSYVPLEELKRDDRAAWEAAIRGGIFGGGDPRAFQRDVVDALEGVIASHPGGRVAVFCHGGVINAWAAHVLGIDDLLFLDARYTSVSRFLAASSGERSVASLNETAHLRADLFDDVPDVSDGVDAAARGGATAAR is encoded by the coding sequence GTGGAGCTGCTGCTCGTCCGCCATGGCCTGCCGCTGCGCGTCGAGCGCGCGGACGGCCGCCCCGCGGACCCGTCGCTCGCGCCCGAGGGCGTGTGGCAGGCCCGGCGCGTCGCGCGTTTCCTCGCTCGCGAGCGCATCGCCGCCGTCGTGGCGAGCCCGCTCCGCCGTGCGAAGGAGACGGCCGCGCCGCTCGCGGAGGCGCTCGGCCTCGACGTCGCGGTCGAGCCCCGCATCCGCGAGGCGGATGCCGACGCGTCGTCCTACGTCCCGCTCGAGGAGCTCAAGCGCGACGATCGCGCGGCCTGGGAGGCCGCGATCCGCGGCGGCATCTTCGGCGGCGGCGATCCGCGCGCGTTCCAGCGCGACGTCGTCGACGCGCTCGAAGGCGTGATCGCATCGCACCCCGGAGGCCGCGTCGCCGTCTTCTGCCACGGCGGCGTGATCAACGCGTGGGCCGCGCACGTGCTCGGCATCGACGACCTGCTCTTCCTCGACGCGCGCTACACGAGCGTGAGCCGCTTCCTCGCGGCGTCGAGCGGCGAGCGGTCGGTCGCGAGCCTCAACGAGACCGCGCACCTGCGGGCCGACCTCTTCGACGACGTCCCCGACGTCTCCGATGGCGTCGACGCGGCCGCGCGCGGTGGCGCGACGGCCGCGCGATGA